One window of the Lycorma delicatula isolate Av1 chromosome 3, ASM4794821v1, whole genome shotgun sequence genome contains the following:
- the LOC142321314 gene encoding uncharacterized protein LOC142321314 gives MYECDMDVIIKLIEYGADVNVVDNNGLTPLKHAVHSRMFKEVIQILIDNEDTNENDDVFHTSFLSRLYSRHVELAILLIFDHSDLTKSKEMLIILLDYFDVKNIFDITNNLPSIITAAIRLGMDIKMIQRLIDRGGNINHTDVRHVSPLLQSIKSKRDVNFIKEILEMGANVNEICDRLGNSILHIAVSNFCSGDIEVIKLLIDSGADTNGQNYSGEKPFMKFPLNADEDLWLELIKRGLYIDESSGSYLIKQFLHVLNYNQFTINTMNKICNRLLYLALNHNSCVDCITEIINNGVNVNEMRYLNLDVNDKALLIALKLNRDKEIISALIDNGADVNAIDRYGLTPLVYAINNNYTVEIINKLINIGANVNKCDFVGVTPLMYAIKNNSNEIIGGLINAGADVNAVDKSCRTILLYAVIYHNDQDILISEEQQDTTISM, from the exons ATGTATGAGTGTGATATGGATGTTATTATTAAACTCATAGAATATGGAGCTGATGTGAATGTAGTTGATAACAATGGATTAACACCTTTAAAGCATGCTGTTCATTCCCGTATGTTTAAAGAAGTAATACAAATACTTATTGATAATG AAGATACTAATGAGAATGATGATGTATTTCATACATCATTTTTATCTCGATTATATTCTCGTCATGTTGAACTTGCCATTTTGCTTATCTTTGATCATTCAGATTTa acaaaaagtaaagaaatgttgataattttattagattattttgatgttaaaaatatttttgacattacCAATAATTTACCATCAATTATTACTGCTGCTATAAGGCTTGGTATGGATATCAAAATGATACAACGATTGATTGATAGAGGTGGAAATATTAATCATACAGATGTAAGACATGTTTCACCATTATTACAATCTATAAAGAGTAAAAGAgatgttaatttcataaaagaaatattagaaatgggggcaaatgttaatgaaatatgtgaCCGTTTAGGAAACTCAATATTACATATAgcagtaagtaatttttgtagCGGTGATATCGAAGTGATTAAATTGTTGATAGATTCAGGTGCAGATACCAATGGTCAGAATTATTCCGGGGAAAAACCTTTCATGAAATTTCCACTGAATGCAGATGAAGATTTGTGGTTGGAACTTATAAAGAGAGGATTATACATTGATGAAAGCTCAGGAAGCTATTT aattaaacagtttttacatgtactaaattataatcaattcACTATAaacacaatgaataaaatatgtaatcgtCTTTTATATTTGGCACTGAATCATAATAGTTGTGTTGATTGTATTACAGAAATCATTAATAATGGTGTAAACGTTAATGAAATGAGATACCTTAACCTTGATGTAAATGATAAAGCATTATTAATAGCTTTAAAGCTTAATAGAGATAAGGAAATTATATCAGCACTTATTGATAACGGTGCAGATGTTAATGCGATTGATAGATATGGATTAACACCTTtagtatatgcaataaataacaattatacggtagaaataatcaataaattgataaatataggtgcaaatgttaataaatgtgaTTTTGTTGGAGTTACACCTTTAATGTATGCAATTAAGAATAACAGTAATGAAATTATTGGTGGATTGATTAATGCAGGAGCCGATGTGAATGCAGTAGATAAATCTTGCAGAACAATTTTACTTTATGCTGTTATATATCATAATGATCaagat